The following proteins come from a genomic window of Acidobacteriota bacterium:
- a CDS encoding endonuclease/exonuclease/phosphatase family protein: protein MKTFASLSLTLSLLVVACAGSDSTEEAAVVDSPAVPIRVALFNIKELSTQALADASGEQLRAAAEIIGRIQPDILVLQEIDHDLSRPDDLAANARRFAEAFLGEQVSLPYAYAAPCNTGRLSGIDLDGDGQVATAEDVGTRQHGGDSYGFGTYPGQYSMAVLSRYPIAGDDARTFQNFPWRYLPGNHLPKDFYSAPAVERLRLSSKSHWDLPIEVGEKRLHLWISHPTPPAFDGDEDRNGRRNFDEIKLWVDYLEGVEALVDDQGRSGGFASAAPFVIVGDLNARPNEETSLYDGRTAISQLLDHRDIIDPVEHLVSSGARAHLAAYLREGGPKARPPSGPPGMATATFLGGSRVDYLLPRQNLGVIDGGVFWPSEEEDATGYRLAEEASDHRLVWLDLVMP from the coding sequence ATGAAGACATTCGCGTCGCTCTCTCTGACGCTCTCGCTGCTGGTCGTCGCCTGTGCCGGTTCGGATTCGACGGAGGAGGCTGCGGTGGTCGATTCGCCGGCGGTTCCGATTCGCGTCGCCCTGTTCAATATCAAGGAGCTGTCGACGCAAGCCCTCGCCGACGCCAGCGGCGAGCAACTGCGCGCCGCGGCGGAGATCATCGGGCGGATCCAGCCGGACATTTTGGTGCTGCAGGAGATCGACCACGATCTGTCCCGGCCGGACGACCTGGCCGCCAACGCCCGGCGCTTCGCCGAGGCCTTTCTGGGCGAGCAGGTCTCGCTGCCCTACGCCTATGCGGCGCCCTGCAATACCGGTCGCCTCTCCGGCATCGATCTCGATGGCGACGGCCAGGTCGCCACCGCCGAGGATGTCGGTACGCGCCAGCACGGCGGCGACAGCTACGGCTTCGGCACCTATCCAGGGCAGTACTCGATGGCGGTTTTGTCGCGCTACCCGATCGCCGGCGACGATGCGCGCACCTTCCAGAATTTCCCCTGGCGCTATCTTCCCGGGAACCACCTGCCGAAGGACTTCTACTCGGCGCCAGCGGTCGAGCGCCTGCGGCTGTCGAGCAAGTCCCATTGGGATTTACCGATCGAGGTCGGCGAGAAGCGCTTGCATCTCTGGATCAGTCACCCAACGCCGCCGGCCTTCGATGGCGACGAGGATCGCAACGGTCGCCGAAACTTCGACGAGATCAAGCTCTGGGTGGATTACCTGGAAGGGGTCGAAGCCCTGGTCGACGACCAGGGACGGAGCGGCGGTTTCGCCTCCGCGGCGCCGTTCGTGATCGTGGGCGACCTCAACGCCCGGCCCAACGAAGAAACCTCGCTCTATGACGGCCGCACCGCAATCTCCCAGCTCCTCGACCACCGCGACATCATCGATCCGGTGGAGCATCTGGTTAGCTCCGGAGCGCGCGCCCACCTCGCCGCTTACCTGCGCGAAGGCGGCCCCAAGGCTCGTCCTCCCTCGGGACCTCCGGGGATGGCGACGGCGACCTTCCTCGGCGGCTCGCGGGTCGACTATCTGCTGCCGCGCCAAAACCTGGGAGTGATCGACGGTGGGGTCTTCTGGCCCTCCGAGGAGGAAGATGCGACCGGCTACCGGCTGGCGGAAGAAGCCTCCGATCATCGCCTCGTCTGGCTCGACCTGGTGATGCCATGA
- the hrpB gene encoding ATP-dependent helicase HrpB has protein sequence MSPKRPPPSAPLPIDGVLPEILGHLQDGSSLVLRAPTGAGKTTRVPPALLDAGLGAVWMVQPRRLAARAAARRIADERGAKLGAEVGYRVRFDHRAGADSRLVVMTEGILLQRLQADPFLEGVGALIFDEFHERRLDSDLALALARRVQCEIRPELRLVVMSATLDPQPITTFLGDCPAVESEGFLHPVAVEYDTGTDELSPSPREIAARTARAIRRVLADDPNGGDVLAFLPGVGEIERTRGHLADLPSVDLVPLFGNLSPRDQDRALRAGPLRRVVLATNVAETSVTVEGITTVVDSGWARQLRFDPATGLNRLELVRISRAAADQRTGRAGRLGPGRCLRLWSEHDQRGRRERDAPEVRRIDLSGPVLQLLAWGEPDPAGFPWFEAPRSSSVGQALELLGQLGAHSAIGLTALGRRMAKLPLSPRLAALLITAERGGCGRRGALAAALLAERSPFARGARAAALLPRLEALEDFAEGGSVPSAGFRPGAARYLLQVRDQLCRTLSQDESEVEGAGSQPSSPTGREADALRRALLAAFPDRLTAVRRASPGAARGRRVGGRAVEIEDHVPQGLILALEVQSRAGRDDRLWLYEPIPEGLIDARLIDEQERVAWDAEAGRARAFRQRLFLGLPLSEVEIAVTPEQAQEALVTTVRDDLTGSLGLDRDPLESFLARWACLRRWRPELDLPAIDEGFWEPLLPSLCQGCRDLGAVARRPILDILRGALPFDAMTVLDREVPARIEVPSGRRAAIRYRVDEPPILEARIQELFGWHETPTVAAGRVPLLLHLLAPNFRPQQVTRDLAGFWNSTYAEVRKELQGRYPKHAWPADPWSAEATPIRRRRSSR, from the coding sequence GTGAGCCCAAAGCGACCTCCGCCCTCGGCCCCGCTGCCGATCGATGGCGTCTTGCCCGAGATTCTCGGCCACTTGCAAGACGGCTCGTCCCTGGTGCTGCGCGCCCCCACCGGTGCCGGCAAGACCACTCGGGTTCCGCCAGCGCTGCTCGATGCCGGCCTCGGCGCCGTCTGGATGGTTCAGCCGCGCCGTTTGGCGGCCCGCGCCGCGGCCCGGCGCATCGCCGACGAGCGCGGCGCCAAGCTCGGCGCAGAGGTCGGCTACCGGGTGCGCTTCGATCACCGCGCCGGCGCAGACTCCCGGCTGGTGGTGATGACCGAGGGCATCCTGCTACAGCGCCTGCAGGCGGACCCCTTCCTGGAGGGGGTCGGCGCGCTGATCTTCGACGAGTTTCACGAGCGCCGCCTGGACAGCGATCTCGCCCTCGCCCTGGCGCGCCGGGTGCAGTGCGAGATCCGGCCCGAGCTGCGCCTGGTGGTGATGTCGGCGACCCTCGATCCGCAGCCCATCACCACCTTCCTCGGCGACTGCCCGGCGGTCGAAAGCGAGGGTTTCCTGCATCCGGTGGCGGTCGAGTACGACACCGGCACCGACGAGCTCTCGCCCTCGCCGCGGGAGATCGCTGCCCGCACCGCGCGGGCGATTCGGCGTGTCCTGGCCGACGACCCGAACGGCGGCGACGTGTTGGCCTTTCTGCCGGGAGTCGGCGAGATCGAGCGCACTCGCGGCCACCTCGCAGACCTCCCCTCGGTCGATCTGGTGCCGCTGTTCGGCAATCTCTCGCCGCGCGATCAGGATCGCGCCCTGCGCGCCGGACCGCTGCGCCGGGTCGTACTGGCCACCAACGTGGCGGAAACCTCGGTGACCGTCGAAGGCATCACCACGGTGGTCGACTCGGGCTGGGCCCGGCAATTGCGCTTCGACCCGGCCACCGGCCTCAACCGTCTCGAGCTGGTGCGTATCAGTCGAGCCGCGGCGGATCAACGGACGGGCCGGGCTGGCCGCCTCGGTCCGGGCCGCTGCCTGCGCCTGTGGAGCGAGCACGACCAGCGTGGCCGGCGCGAACGGGACGCGCCGGAGGTACGACGCATCGACCTCAGCGGTCCGGTGCTCCAGCTCCTCGCCTGGGGAGAGCCGGATCCCGCAGGTTTCCCATGGTTCGAGGCCCCACGCTCCTCCAGTGTCGGACAGGCCCTCGAGCTCCTCGGCCAGTTGGGAGCCCACTCCGCCATCGGTCTCACCGCCCTCGGCCGGCGGATGGCGAAGCTGCCCCTGTCGCCGCGCCTGGCAGCGCTCTTGATCACCGCCGAGCGAGGCGGCTGCGGTCGGCGCGGGGCTCTCGCCGCCGCTCTCCTGGCGGAGCGCAGTCCCTTCGCCAGGGGGGCGCGCGCCGCGGCTCTCCTGCCCCGTCTCGAAGCCCTCGAAGACTTCGCGGAAGGCGGTTCGGTGCCCTCGGCGGGATTTCGGCCCGGCGCCGCCCGCTACCTGCTCCAGGTGAGGGATCAGCTCTGCCGCACCCTGTCCCAGGATGAAAGCGAGGTCGAAGGTGCGGGGTCCCAACCATCGAGCCCGACCGGCCGGGAGGCCGATGCCCTCCGCCGCGCCCTCCTGGCAGCCTTTCCGGACCGCCTCACCGCCGTTCGGCGCGCCAGCCCCGGCGCCGCTCGCGGCCGGCGCGTCGGCGGCAGAGCGGTCGAGATCGAAGATCACGTCCCGCAGGGCCTGATTCTCGCTCTCGAGGTCCAGTCGCGAGCCGGGAGGGATGACCGACTGTGGCTCTACGAGCCGATCCCGGAGGGTCTGATCGACGCTCGCCTGATCGATGAGCAAGAGCGCGTCGCCTGGGATGCAGAGGCCGGACGCGCCAGGGCATTTCGACAGCGCCTCTTCCTCGGTCTGCCGCTCTCCGAGGTCGAGATCGCGGTGACTCCGGAGCAAGCGCAGGAGGCGCTGGTGACGACGGTCCGAGATGATCTGACGGGCAGCCTCGGGCTCGATCGCGACCCCCTGGAGTCCTTTCTCGCCCGCTGGGCCTGCCTGCGCCGCTGGCGCCCGGAGCTCGACCTGCCGGCCATCGACGAAGGCTTCTGGGAGCCGCTATTGCCGTCCCTTTGTCAAGGTTGCCGAGACCTCGGCGCTGTCGCCCGCCGACCGATCCTGGACATCTTGCGGGGCGCTCTGCCCTTCGATGCCATGACGGTGCTCGATCGCGAGGTGCCGGCGCGCATCGAGGTGCCGAGCGGTCGACGCGCCGCGATTCGTTATCGCGTGGACGAGCCGCCGATCCTCGAAGCCCGTATCCAGGAGCTCTTCGGCTGGCACGAAACGCCCACCGTCGCCGCTGGCCGGGTGCCTCTGCTCTTGCACCTGCTGGCGCCGAATTTCCGTCCCCAGCAGGTCACTCGCGACCTCGCCGGATTCTGGAACAGCACCTACGCCGAGGTGCGCAAGGAGCTCCAGGGGCGCTATCCCAAGCACGCCTGGCCGGCCGACCCCTGGAGCGCCGAGGCGACACCGATCCGTCGGCGACGCTCGTCGAGATAA
- the bla gene encoding subclass B1 metallo-beta-lactamase, which translates to MAALSRWPLLVLLLVFVPPASLTADELRIEELAPGVWRHISYQELEGIGPFPSNGLIVRSERGVILIDTAWGLPATVELLDRVTERFGRIELVVVTHFHDDRLGGIAEVHDRGIPTLSLRSTARLAVAGGWPRPLHRVFRRASLNGWGVAGEIFYPGPGHTPDNAVVWLAEARVLFGGCLVRRAGAKGLGNLEDAVPEGWAATIARLERRYPQARIVVPGHGPPGDFELLPATRRLAEDHSSP; encoded by the coding sequence ATGGCAGCCTTGTCGCGATGGCCTCTACTTGTCCTTCTGCTGGTCTTCGTCCCGCCGGCATCGCTCACCGCCGACGAGCTGCGCATCGAGGAACTCGCACCCGGCGTCTGGCGCCACATCTCGTATCAGGAGCTCGAGGGAATCGGACCCTTTCCCTCCAATGGCCTGATCGTGCGCTCTGAGCGCGGCGTCATCCTGATCGACACCGCCTGGGGCCTGCCAGCGACCGTTGAGCTGCTCGACCGCGTGACGGAGCGCTTCGGCCGCATCGAGCTCGTCGTGGTGACCCACTTCCACGACGATCGGCTCGGCGGCATCGCCGAAGTTCACGACCGCGGCATTCCAACCCTGAGCCTGCGCTCCACCGCCCGACTCGCCGTCGCCGGTGGCTGGCCGCGGCCCCTCCACCGGGTCTTCCGCCGCGCCTCCCTCAACGGCTGGGGAGTGGCTGGCGAGATCTTCTACCCCGGCCCCGGGCATACTCCCGACAACGCCGTCGTCTGGCTCGCGGAGGCCAGGGTGCTATTCGGGGGCTGCCTGGTGAGAAGGGCTGGCGCCAAGGGTCTGGGCAATCTCGAAGACGCGGTGCCGGAGGGCTGGGCCGCCACCATCGCCCGCCTCGAGCGGCGCTACCCCCAGGCCCGCATCGTCGTGCCGGGACATGGCCCGCCGGGCGACTTCGAGCTCTTGCCCGCGACCCGCCGTTTGGCCGAAGACCACTCCTCCCCGTGA
- a CDS encoding DUF3052 domain-containing protein — protein MPAGYSATPLARKLGYKEGFRVALLNAPEHYRELVAPLPPRVRILSRLGRDLDLVHLFSDQRRVLERRVPQCLASIRPDGALWVSWPKKASKVPTDVTEDVVRAVALPLGLVDVKVCAVDEVWSGLKLVIRKELRGSR, from the coding sequence ATGCCTGCCGGATATTCCGCCACTCCCCTGGCTCGCAAGCTCGGCTACAAGGAGGGCTTTCGGGTCGCGCTGCTGAATGCTCCGGAGCACTACCGGGAGCTGGTGGCGCCGCTGCCGCCGAGGGTTCGGATTCTCAGTCGGCTGGGTAGGGATCTCGACCTGGTGCATCTGTTCAGCGACCAACGCCGGGTGTTGGAACGACGGGTTCCGCAGTGCCTCGCAAGTATTCGGCCTGATGGCGCCCTCTGGGTCTCGTGGCCGAAGAAGGCCTCGAAGGTGCCGACGGACGTCACCGAGGATGTGGTGCGAGCGGTCGCCCTGCCGCTCGGATTGGTGGATGTCAAGGTGTGCGCCGTCGACGAGGTGTGGTCGGGGCTGAAGCTGGTGATTCGCAAAGAGCTGCGCGGCTCGCGCTGA
- a CDS encoding nuclear transport factor 2 family protein — protein sequence MSKGTPEELVRRLNETWLAGDLVELAACFDSAAVLLPPGGGEAIVGRDGIIDGYRQYLAAATTHEFEVRSVETFSFGETAVVHLRFEVEYSFGEERSRESGLEIYVLRRDDAGWRVVWRAQKPLPGDAEGGEA from the coding sequence ATGAGCAAGGGGACGCCTGAGGAGTTGGTTCGCCGGCTGAACGAGACTTGGCTGGCGGGGGATCTCGTGGAGTTGGCGGCCTGCTTCGATTCGGCGGCGGTTTTGCTGCCGCCGGGAGGTGGTGAGGCGATCGTGGGCCGCGATGGGATCATCGATGGCTATCGCCAGTACCTCGCCGCGGCGACGACCCATGAATTCGAGGTGCGGTCTGTCGAGACCTTCTCCTTCGGAGAGACCGCGGTGGTTCACCTGCGCTTCGAGGTCGAGTATTCGTTCGGCGAGGAGCGCTCCCGCGAGAGCGGTCTCGAGATCTATGTGCTGCGCCGCGACGACGCTGGGTGGCGGGTGGTGTGGCGCGCTCAGAAGCCGCTGCCCGGCGATGCCGAGGGCGGGGAGGCATGA
- a CDS encoding ECF-type sigma factor translates to MTAGITHWLARLRQGDDQALDQLVPLLYQELRAVARRQVRGERPERTLSTTALVHEAYVRLSDQHRLLPADRQDFLAAAAVTMRRILVDAARQRLAAKRGGEQKREPIEEVLPWLQAPGADVELVALDEALERLRASSARAHQVVELRFFAGLSLAETASTLGLSTKTVQRDWLAARAWLRSELLP, encoded by the coding sequence ATGACCGCCGGCATCACCCACTGGCTCGCCCGCCTGCGCCAGGGCGACGACCAAGCCCTCGACCAGCTCGTTCCCCTGCTCTACCAGGAGCTGCGGGCGGTGGCCCGGCGCCAGGTGCGCGGCGAGCGCCCGGAGCGCACCCTGTCGACCACCGCATTGGTCCACGAGGCTTACGTGCGGCTCAGCGATCAACATCGGCTGCTACCCGCCGACCGTCAGGACTTTCTCGCCGCCGCCGCCGTCACCATGCGGCGGATTCTGGTCGATGCCGCCCGCCAGCGCCTCGCCGCCAAGCGCGGCGGCGAGCAGAAACGCGAGCCGATCGAGGAAGTCCTGCCCTGGCTGCAGGCACCGGGCGCGGATGTCGAGTTGGTCGCCCTCGACGAAGCCCTCGAACGCCTGCGCGCCTCGAGCGCCCGGGCTCACCAGGTGGTCGAGCTGCGCTTCTTTGCCGGGTTGTCCCTCGCCGAAACAGCCTCCACCCTCGGCCTCTCCACCAAAACGGTGCAGCGCGATTGGCTGGCGGCGCGCGCCTGGCTGCGCTCCGAGCTCCTGCCCTGA
- a CDS encoding serine/threonine-protein kinase: MHPDDWERLATHFEELCALTPTERERRLAELDLDEQLSGALAAMLASHDDDRGLLAEALVESSGSEPGAAQQVIGGYRLLSLLGEGGMGEVWLAQHEDPDYRRQVALKRLRSGWRSAELRQRFALERQVLGRLSHRGIAMLLDGGIDEHEVPYLVLEYVQGEAITTAADQLRLSVDQRLELFLAVCDAVSYAHANLVVHRDLKPANILVAEGGDVRLLDFGIAKLLDDGGEGLTRTVQRLATPEYASPEQILGGAITTATDIYALGILLFELLTGQRPYDRPQGTWSELVRSVEAEAMKRPEQILDGAPVEVAQLRSTTPAALIRALRGDLTTILTKALQRDPERRYPSVDRLAEDLRLFRQGRPIWAQPDHLLYLAGKFARRHRGAVAAAAAIALLVIGFATYAWQQSFVLAEQRDQARWERDNARQVSEFVTDLFSVDPYADGEGLRNTTTLGEFLESRESGLRRQLADRPQLLAALLSRLARFHGNLGQLPRARQLAEEALVLRRQRSDTPPAELAYSLVSLATVRQDEGDWSAAEALLRESLALREGVHGRSHPEVAESVHNLAIVLLAAAEPSQRSETEALVRRAVTLREELFGRDHLDTLQSLNGLAAFLLQRAERDDLAEAEQLYQRILAIRQTRLGPDHPSVATVKNNLANLLDDLDREAEAIVLFEEAIEQWQSSLGESHPRVGVGLFGLAEALWDHGDLAGAERALRASLAIDEASLPAGHPYIASSWLRLGELLAEGGRPGEAKTFLRRAAAAMAGDDPQRQRALTALERLEPSADGR; the protein is encoded by the coding sequence GTGCATCCTGACGATTGGGAGCGGCTCGCAACTCACTTCGAGGAGCTCTGCGCCCTGACGCCCACGGAGCGTGAACGCCGCCTCGCCGAGCTCGACCTCGATGAGCAGCTATCCGGTGCTTTGGCAGCCATGCTCGCCTCCCACGACGACGATCGCGGGCTGCTGGCGGAAGCCCTCGTCGAATCCTCGGGGAGCGAACCGGGTGCGGCGCAGCAGGTGATCGGGGGCTACCGCCTGCTCTCACTGCTCGGCGAGGGCGGCATGGGCGAGGTCTGGCTGGCGCAGCACGAAGACCCCGACTACCGGCGTCAGGTCGCCCTCAAGCGCCTGCGCTCCGGCTGGCGCAGCGCCGAGCTCCGCCAGCGCTTCGCCCTCGAACGGCAGGTTCTCGGGCGCCTCTCCCATCGCGGTATCGCCATGCTTCTCGACGGCGGCATCGACGAGCACGAGGTTCCCTACCTGGTCCTCGAGTATGTTCAAGGGGAGGCCATCACGACGGCGGCGGACCAGCTTCGACTGAGCGTCGATCAGCGGCTCGAGCTCTTCCTCGCGGTCTGCGACGCGGTCTCCTACGCCCACGCCAACCTGGTCGTCCACCGCGACCTCAAGCCGGCCAACATCCTGGTCGCTGAAGGCGGCGACGTCCGGCTGCTCGACTTCGGCATCGCCAAGCTCCTCGACGACGGCGGCGAAGGCCTGACCCGCACCGTCCAACGCCTGGCGACCCCGGAGTACGCCAGTCCGGAGCAGATCCTCGGGGGCGCCATCACCACCGCCACGGACATCTACGCCCTCGGCATCTTGCTCTTCGAGCTGCTCACCGGGCAGCGCCCCTACGATCGCCCTCAGGGCACCTGGAGCGAGCTCGTGCGGTCCGTCGAAGCGGAGGCCATGAAGCGGCCGGAACAGATCCTCGACGGCGCCCCGGTTGAGGTCGCCCAACTGCGCTCGACCACGCCGGCGGCGCTGATCCGGGCCCTGCGCGGCGACCTCACGACCATCCTCACCAAAGCTCTGCAGCGCGATCCGGAACGGCGCTATCCCTCGGTCGATCGCCTGGCGGAAGACCTGCGCCTGTTTCGTCAGGGACGACCGATCTGGGCCCAGCCGGACCATCTCCTCTACCTGGCCGGCAAGTTCGCCCGCCGCCATCGTGGAGCGGTGGCGGCCGCGGCCGCCATTGCGCTGCTCGTCATCGGCTTCGCCACCTATGCCTGGCAGCAGTCCTTCGTGCTCGCCGAGCAGCGCGATCAGGCGCGCTGGGAGCGCGACAACGCCCGCCAGGTCTCGGAGTTCGTCACCGACCTGTTCTCCGTCGATCCCTATGCCGACGGCGAAGGGCTGCGCAACACCACCACCCTGGGCGAGTTTCTCGAAAGCCGCGAGTCCGGCCTGCGGCGCCAGCTCGCCGACCGTCCCCAGCTACTGGCGGCCCTGCTCAGCCGGCTGGCGCGCTTCCACGGCAACCTCGGCCAGCTACCGCGGGCCCGCCAGCTCGCCGAAGAGGCCCTCGTCCTGCGCCGCCAACGCTCCGACACGCCGCCGGCGGAGCTCGCCTACAGCCTCGTCAGCCTCGCCACGGTGCGTCAAGACGAAGGCGACTGGTCCGCCGCCGAGGCACTGCTGCGCGAGTCCCTGGCGCTGCGCGAAGGGGTCCACGGTCGGAGTCACCCGGAGGTGGCGGAGAGCGTCCACAATCTCGCGATCGTGCTACTGGCGGCCGCAGAGCCGTCGCAACGCAGCGAAACCGAAGCCCTCGTCCGCCGTGCCGTCACCCTCCGCGAAGAGCTCTTCGGCCGAGATCACCTCGATACCCTGCAGAGCCTGAACGGCTTGGCGGCCTTCCTCCTACAGCGCGCCGAAAGAGACGACCTCGCCGAGGCCGAGCAGCTTTACCAACGCATCCTCGCGATTCGCCAGACTCGCCTCGGCCCGGATCACCCGAGCGTGGCGACGGTCAAGAACAACCTCGCCAACCTGCTCGACGACCTCGACCGCGAAGCCGAGGCGATCGTCCTCTTCGAAGAGGCGATCGAGCAGTGGCAGAGCTCCCTCGGCGAAAGCCATCCGCGGGTCGGCGTCGGCCTCTTCGGATTGGCCGAAGCGCTGTGGGACCACGGCGACCTCGCCGGCGCCGAGCGGGCGCTGCGCGCCTCCCTCGCCATCGACGAGGCTTCTCTGCCCGCCGGGCACCCTTACATCGCCTCCTCCTGGCTGCGCCTGGGCGAGTTGCTGGCCGAAGGCGGGCGTCCAGGCGAAGCGAAGACCTTCCTGCGCCGCGCCGCCGCGGCGATGGCGGGCGATGACCCCCAACGACAGCGCGCCTTGACCGCCCTCGAGCGCCTCGAGCCATCGGCAGACGGCCGATGA
- a CDS encoding CSLREA domain-containing protein: protein MLGRYAVLLALIAVLWSSAPISGAILEVTTDVDMDAADGKCSLREAILAANLDATYQECDAGSGVDRIGFALELPATIVLTDSLPAITGPLRIDGPGRDLLTIDGDDQFRPFELDSPTDDALLVVRDLKLTNGRSSTSDFGGAVRIAPRESAIFRRVDFVANRAANGGGAVFVAATSGTTDLSTFVTFEDCYFLKNLAEGPSGGGAIQASTVSEVRLFDSTLAGNQAQAGAGGGLACQRCSAVIERSTLSSNIADQSGGGVFVLANSGIEVSLTLRHSTIFRNMAGDPINNGGGGLSLSGSQTTHLTLENTVVAENVDSTFPEDPDVACGSAVQLVATGFSFLGANDGCSSLFPAANPNGDDNYVGTVAVPLVPLLGDLVFDSGLAVPVHLPSLGPISPLLDQGDCRGERTDQRGFGNPVTGGRIVDLIPVSNAANGDGCDIGAIERSAEPMPAEIFSDGFESADLSAWTGIES from the coding sequence ATGCTCGGACGTTACGCAGTGCTCTTGGCTCTCATCGCTGTCCTGTGGAGTAGCGCCCCGATCTCCGGGGCGATTCTGGAGGTCACCACCGATGTGGATATGGATGCCGCGGATGGAAAATGCTCGCTCCGCGAGGCGATCCTGGCGGCGAACCTGGACGCCACTTACCAGGAGTGCGATGCCGGCTCGGGTGTCGACCGTATCGGCTTCGCTCTCGAGCTCCCGGCCACCATCGTTCTGACCGACTCGCTACCGGCGATCACCGGTCCGCTTCGCATCGACGGACCTGGTCGCGACCTCCTGACGATCGACGGCGACGACCAATTCCGCCCCTTCGAGCTCGATTCGCCGACCGACGATGCCCTGCTGGTGGTGCGCGACCTCAAGTTGACGAACGGCCGGTCTTCGACCAGCGATTTCGGCGGAGCGGTTCGCATTGCGCCGCGCGAATCGGCGATCTTTCGGCGTGTCGACTTCGTCGCCAACCGCGCTGCCAACGGTGGCGGCGCGGTTTTTGTCGCCGCCACCAGCGGCACCACCGACCTGTCGACCTTCGTCACCTTCGAGGACTGCTACTTCCTCAAGAACCTTGCCGAAGGGCCTTCCGGCGGCGGAGCCATCCAGGCCTCGACGGTGTCGGAGGTGCGCCTCTTCGATAGCACTCTGGCCGGCAATCAGGCCCAGGCCGGCGCCGGCGGCGGGCTCGCCTGTCAGCGCTGCAGCGCCGTCATCGAGCGCAGCACCCTGAGCAGCAATATCGCCGACCAGTCCGGAGGTGGTGTCTTCGTGCTGGCCAACTCTGGGATCGAGGTCTCGCTCACCCTGCGTCACTCGACCATCTTCCGCAATATGGCGGGCGACCCGATCAACAACGGTGGTGGTGGCCTCAGTCTCTCTGGCAGTCAGACCACCCATCTGACCCTGGAGAACACCGTCGTGGCCGAGAATGTCGACAGCACCTTTCCGGAGGATCCCGACGTCGCGTGCGGCTCGGCGGTCCAGCTGGTCGCGACCGGCTTCTCGTTTCTGGGCGCCAACGATGGATGCTCGTCCCTTTTTCCGGCGGCCAATCCGAACGGCGACGACAACTACGTCGGCACCGTGGCCGTCCCGCTGGTGCCGTTGCTCGGAGATCTCGTCTTCGACAGTGGTCTCGCGGTGCCGGTCCATTTGCCGTCGCTGGGGCCCATCTCACCGCTTCTCGACCAAGGCGACTGCCGAGGCGAGCGCACCGACCAGCGGGGCTTCGGCAACCCGGTCACCGGCGGACGCATCGTCGACCTCATCCCGGTGTCCAATGCCGCCAACGGCGATGGCTGTGACATCGGTGCCATCGAGCGCAGCGCCGAGCCGATGCCGGCGGAGATCTTCAGCGACGGCTTCGAGAGTGCCGACCTCTCCGCCTGGACGGGGATCGAGAGCTAG